ggagtggaccatcacctcactacctggatcctggactacctcaccgaccgaccacagtatgtgaggactcagggctgtgtgtcggacagggtcgtctgcagtacgggggccccacagggaacggttctggctccgttcctcttcaccatctacactgcagacttctcccacaattccacccagtgcttcctgcagaagttctctgatgactctgcaatagtcggcctcatcactgatggggacgacaaggagtacagaggtctgacccaagactttgtggactggtgccagctgaactacctccagatcaacgccagtaaaaccaaggaactggtggtagacttccgcaggcacaagcattctccactgcaaccactgaacatccaaggtatggacattgaggctgtggacagctacaggtaccttggtgttcatctgaacaatagactggactggactcataactcagacgccctctacaggaaagggcagagcaggctgtacctgctgcggagactcaggtcgtttggagtggagggcccactcctgaagaccttctatgactctgttgtggcttctgctatcttttatggcgtggtctgctggggcggcagcatctctgctggggacaggaagagactgaacagggtgatccgaagggccagctctgttctaggatgccctctggacccagtggaggtggtgagtgacaggagaatggtggctaagctgtcatccctgatggacaacatctcccaccccatgcagcagactgtgacagcactgagcagctccttcagtgggagactgcggcacccacggtgtgggacggagagatttcgcaggtctttcctccccactgctgtcagactccataataaagactttaactgatcaagcacacacatccatacatatgcaataatactaagtgcaataatcctttctgtcatcgttgtatttttactcagttgtatatagtatttgtatttgtattctatttttatcttattgtatattcattttattttattctactgtatatagtattttattttattctattctgtacagttgtgtactgtatttattcttattgtattctaatttttgcctcataacttttgcactgtccactcctgctgtgacaaaacaaatttgttttgtcacagcagtgggactaataaaggtgtgggactaataaaggttatcttatcttatcttatcttaaaatggtcACCTGACAGCTGGTAGTCACGTGGGGTCCGGAGCTTATTTTGCttcctgcaactggtctgtCGGATCTTTTTTCCTATATCcgttgtgttttttcctatttctgttgttgtttttcttatttccgttgtgttttgtgtgcttttgcagcgtttttcttattgctggtgttttctgaagttgcagtccatttggcctctcagggccaccatagTTTTAGCTGTTTTGTGGTTGTAGagattttgtgaggtttaacctgagattctggcgtttcgggcaaaataaatgtatatttaaaaatcgattctggattttaatgaatcgatatcacgttatccaagccagaatctaTTTTACTCAATACAttgataatcaaaacccacccctagtacCGGTAATACCTATCTGAAAGATGGGTGGAAACAAGCTTTGCTGATTATGAAATTATGCATTTTCTAAACTGCAATCTTGTGTGCATCAAATGAACCTTggttatacagtactgtgcaagtCTTGAGGCTTTATAGTTTTCTTAGAAAAAGGGAAATAGGTGGAATAGATTATTAAAAtctgcaaacacaaatgcaaatataataGATATAGCAAAAGCAGAGTTTGTACTGTTCTagcaagcttgaaagtcagtctTTGATCtgaccacttttattcttcaatACACCGCCTGAACTCTCTTCGGGAAACTTTCTCTTAAttaccttttgttttgttttctgtcaagatgaaCCCACACTGCTCGAAGAATTTTCCTGAAGGAAAATGCAGCGTTTTCAAGACGCTCTGGAAAATGCATACATTCGAAGACGGTGCTTATGCGtcacagtgtggacagcgaaaacAGAGACTTTTGAAAACAATGACGCATGTTAGtcatgatgcagtcatgtgaccaatttaACAAAGATAgcagagggcattatacagcagttgttttgtttgctctcaattttgacagccctattaaagatcaatatcagtttgtacatgcttcagatagcttttcttcaaattctttaattctcactcacttttgcaactttgtacttttgtgttactcgcagcaacaactccacctcattgttagcccatttaaaaaacttggtGCATTTaccagaaagtaaataaacggcagacagaaatgaggcaggccgaatcttcttgcgtttcactcatgcgcagtactggaacgtaagcgttttcggccgtttcaatgtggatgcACAACTCTgcgaaaatgactgaaaacgctagtgtggacgcAGAGCGTTTTCAGACAAAAATGCCGTTTTCACATCTATcagggctagtgtggacgtagtctTAAGGGATGATTTTGACTgagtcataggtcagtgttaagtagcTTAACAACCAATAAAAACATTCCTCTCAAAAtgatcaggtacaaggactagactgaaaatgagtgacaaTGCAACCATTCTCCAAATAAAATCTtggaaagaccttcagaaagtcaAGAGagtgctcaagaccactttaaaaaatctccttggaaaaaaatatgaaaatttggggcatggctcaagacttttttcacagtactgtatttCATTTCCTTCTTTGGTAATAGTAATATGAACAATTAACTGGCTCATAGAGTCATAGTTATGTACATCAATGTACTTCTTTCGTTAAAAATGTCCCTTTAATTTGGAATACCCAAGCCTTTTGACCCATGAGCCCTGCAAACGTTTATCTGCGTGAAAAAAGCTCAAAAAGCTTATTTTCAATaacaaaaaatcatattttggaaaacatttatcCTGCACAAATAGTACAACATACCAATCCAGGGGTAAATATACCAGATGTTATCAATTATCAGTACTTGTAGAAGAATGTTATGGTAAAAGTATGACAACCTACATACAACCCACAAGTATTTGCTGATATTATAGTGCCTGAGCATTATAATAGACTGGGTCGTTTCTGCTGACTAATATTTTAAACAATCAATGGACTTGAACAAAGATCCAGTAATTACCcagtaaacaaaaccaaacGTTTCACTAATATTCTAATCCTAACtcagatatttacaaaaaaacaaaaacatgattacTTAACAGAAGCAACCATTAACACATCTACAGAAATCTGAACACAAGGTCCCCAAGTGTGAGAACGATTATCCTTTTTTGCATATGTTGGTTCTTTGTTCTAAGAGTCTACGTGACCCTGTGTAGTatgaacagctgacagacaagGTTCCATACCTGATATATAAACAGGCCTGAACATAAGTGGGAGCTACTCTGGGATTAAACTTCAAGATGAATGCCCTCCAGACtgcatttttctttgctctAGGCCTCTGTATTGGTGAGTACAGCATGTCTGTTGCTGTTAAACTATACATATCATAAATAGAAACACATCCCATTAGGGTATAAATCATAGTTCTATCCTGTGCTTGTGCTTCAGCCCAGTCCTTAGACTACAAGGCACTCAACCAGTTCAGAAATATGATCCTGTGTGTAATGCCTGATAGCTGGCCTGCTCTTGGCTATGCTGATTATGGCTGTTATTGTGGAATGGGGGGGCtctggcacacctgtggatgatCTGGATAGGTAATGGGTTAGCCATTCTACTTAACACATACCccaaaagagtttttttttctcagtaatCACCATTATTCATGTTTTGacttgtacagtggggcaaaaaagtatttagtcagccaccgattgtgcaagttccccacttaaaatgatgacagaggtcagtaatttgcaccagaggtacacttcaactgtgagagacagaatgtgaaaaaaaaatccatgaattcacatggtaggatttgtaaagaatttattcgtaaattagggtggaaaataagtatttggtcacctcaaacaaggaaaatctctggctctcacagacctgtaacgtcttctgtaagaagcttttctgtcccccactcgttacctgtatgaatggcacctgtttgaactcatcatctgtataaaagacacctgtccacagcctcaaacagtcagactccaaacgccgccatggccaagaccaaagagctttcgaaggacaccaggaaaagtattgtagacctgcaccagactgggaagagtgaatctacaataggcaagcagcttggtgtgaaaaaatcaactgtgggagcaatcatcagaaaatggaagacatacaagaccactgataatctccctcgatctggggctccacgcaagatctcatcccgtggggtcaaaatgatcatgagaacggtgagcaaagatcccagaaccacacggggggacctggtgaatgacctgcagagagctgggaccaaagtaacaaaggtcaccatcagtaacacactacaacggcagggaatcaaatcccgcagtgccagacgtgttccgctgctgaagccagtgcatgtccaggcccgtctgaagtttgccagagagcacatggatgatacagcagaggattgggagaatgtcatgtggtcagatggaaccaaagtagaactttttggtataaactcaactcgtcgtgtttggaggaagaagaatactgagttgcatcccaagaacaccatacctactgtgaagcatgggggtggaaacatcatgctatggggctgtttttctgccagggggacaggacgactgatccgtgttaaggacagaatgaatggggccatgtatcatgagattttgagccaaaacctccttccatcagtgagaactttgaagatgaaacgaggctgggtcttccaacatgacaatgatccaaaacacaccgcccgggcaacaaaggagtggctccgtaagaagcatttgaaagtcctggagtggcctagccagtctccagacctcaaccccatagaaaatctgtggcgggagttgaaagtccgtgttgctcggcgacagccccaaaacatcactgctctcgagaagatctgcatggaggaatgggccaaaataccagctactgtgtgtgcaaacctggtaaagacctatagtaaacgtttgacctctgttattgccaacaaaggttatgttacaaagtattgagttgtatttttgttattgaccaaatacttattttccaccctaatttacgaataaattctttacaaatcctaccatgtggattcatggatttttttttcacattctgtctctcacagttgaagtgtacctctggtgcaaattactgacctctgtcatcattttaagtgggggaacttgcacaatcggtggctgactaaatacttttttgccccactgtaggtgcTGCCAGGTGCATGACCAGTGTTACACTGATGCTTTGCAGCACCCTGAATGCTGGCCCATCCTGGACAATCCTTACACTGAGTTCTATGACTATAATTGTGATGACCAAAATAAAAAGATCACCTGTGGCAGTGAGTACTCAAAAAAGCCGATTGGCATTTAACTTTATAGTAGCACTTGTTGGCCTTCTGGTTATTGCAAAGTGAATTTTGAgctctttattttctcttcttcagaCAATAACAATGAATGTGAGATGTTCATCTGTGAGTGTGACAGAAAGGCTGCTGAATGTTTTGCAAGGTCTTCTTGGAATCCTGAGCATGAGCACCTTCCCAGTGACCAGTGTCAATAAAACCTCTCCAAACAACTATATTGAACCAAGAATTCAATCTTTCAGATATGTTTATCCTTTTAAAAGTGATGTAACGCTCTTTCAGTGTAGAAATATTGTGATGGTTAACATGGGTAATGTGATTTTGTATGGAGCAGCCTATAACCATCCATAGCTTCCTACATTCACTAAATTGCTTATCTTGGATTGTAGTTGTGATCCtgcattgtttcctctgttatATGACATTTGCCAAAGTACAATCTTTAAAGATTATTGCCAGTAGAGGGCACTCTGCTCTACTTGTTTCCTTTTGTGGCCAACAAGAAAACATTGAAAGGATATTATTGACATGGATTAATTTGATGTTTGGTCTGTGTTGGCTGGATTCAGTATAATATCTGTAACAGTCTCATTTTGTAACACCAAActtaaactaataaaaactgaaCAGTGAAGTGAAATAGATCTCAAAAACCAACACCTCTCAACAAATATAAAGATCATTTGGAGAATGGTTGATGTCAATTGTTTCACATAAAAATTCATTGACATCTATCATTCTTGAAAGGCTTACAAaaccatttctaaggctttgagactccagtgaaccacgaTGAGAGGTTCTAATAGAAAAATTGGTTTAATGACCTGTAACATGTAAGTCAGCCAAATTTGCATTAAAACAAATCACACAAATTGGCAAAGGAAGCTTTTTCATAGCACTGCTTTcacagcatttttatttatttaaaaataacatacTTTGCATCAAGCACTATAATGTAGCATTTgcaacatatacaaatacacatgatatacaaaatatacaaataattCTACTAAGACTTGCATCTAGTCGTTTTGTGTActattatgtctgtgaaggttctctgGATGActatccaggtcatcgtagtcaaaggagcttgcaaagaaaagcgtctggacttctttaagttgtttaaagacgtttcacctctcatccgagaagcttcttcagttttaaggtcaaatggtggagagacccagatttaaacctagtgggagtatccctccacagagggacaaaaggaccccctgatgatcctctaatcgcctgagccaaggtgtgaaactgggtgtgggtcccaatcagtcAGGGTTTCGGGTTTtattccctctaagcctgaagggaaaaagaaggaacacatgcatgtaaaagaagcactcaaaacgtgcggctatcctaaatgggcgttcttaaagtcagcaaagaggcacagaaaagaagatcagacaccagcgagggaggataagaaggacagacgcaacaacattgtcatcccctatgtagtcggtgtatcagaaaaactcaggagagttttctccaagcacgacatcccagtgtatttcagacccagcaacacgctcagacaaaaactcgttcacccgaaagacaaaactccaaaacacagacttatcaatgtggtgtatgctgtacagtgcagcgaggaatgcccagacctctacattggagagaccaaacagccacttcacaagcgcatcgcacaacacagaagagccacctccacaggacaagactcagcagtccatctgcatcttaaggataaaggacactctttcgaggatgccaatgttcacattttggacagagaggacagatggtttgaaagaggagtgaaagaagcatctatgtccactgtgagcgaccatctttgaacagaggcggtggtttacaacaccaactctctgccatctataatccagttttgagttccctccccagacgccttaacgcccacaccctgggccatctgatctcaggaattcgcatgataaggtggggccaggtttcacaatgagctcacccaaaaccctggctgattgggacccacacccagtttcacaccttggctcaggcgattagaggatcatcgggggtcttttgtccctctgcaGATGGATattcccactgggtttaaatctgggactctccaccatttgaccttagaactgaagaagcttctcggatgagaggtgaaacgtcttcaagcaacttaaagaagtccagacgcttttctttgcaagctcctttgactgtgtACTATTATCATCAACTATATCAACTATAATCATTTAatcttgaaagaaaaaaaaaagtttgccttTCATTGTTGCAACTCTTTGGGTGACCCATTTTTCTGGATTGACTGAATGTGACTGTTATagaccaatgactgtagaaaacatggacaACGCGACCGCACCTCCTCCCACAATGGTAGGACCCCAGTCTGACCACAGTTCCATCCGATAACATGTAGGAGGCGGGGTTTATGACCTGtactgcagccagacaccaggGGGCAATAGAGACGTTTTGGCTTAATTTTTGGGGAGCTGTCGCgtcgtccatgttttctacagtcattggagACGTGCACATAACTTGAACTAATCACAGACACTATTTCCTATGTTTTATGTGCTGAGtatgtgtttaatgtttttattaacacCATTGATCCAAGTACTcacgttgttttttttccatcctgGAAGATAAAGAAAGAAGGTAGTTTGATATaaacattaaatacatttaaattattCCAAATAGATCATTCACTTGTTGTTGTTCCTATCGTAGACAGTTTTAGTTAATTGTAAGTTTATAGAAAAAGCATAAATCATGTCACTACAGTCTACTTGCTTTTAGCAAGCCACTTCTGTTAGCTACCTAAAGCTCACTCTTTGTGATCACAGCTGTGGCTGCAGCCCACTGGATCAGTCTGCAGGCTATTGTTCAGACAACATGAGCTTTAGCACTGTAATCACCAGCAGCTGGTAGCTGGCTTCTGGCCACCACCCAGCTGTGCCTGCTGCTCTCTAAAAGATAaaatgagagaggaaaaaaagatatcGACCAGTGAAAAGTCTTTCTCAGACGTAATGCCTTGTGTGGATGTCTGCATACTGTCTTTTAATATTTATGTAGTAGTTGCCATTATCATGGTTCCTAAACAAATGACTATAGTGTTGATGGCTATGCCTTACTTTGACTTGTCTGAATTGATGAACGGGAAACCTTAACGTCCACACTGTTTCAATTTGGggcttcagtatcttgcccaaggactgTACCCCAGGTCTCCAGAGATTAGATTGTGAATACTGTGCACTATAGAATGCAATGGGTCctcaaaacaaaatgacaaatgaGGGTGTTTATCAGCAGCTTGCAAAATGACCAACATCCCAGTCCCACTGGCAGGAGGTTGTCATTTGTCACTGCGGTTTTCATGtggcaaaaaatacaaaatataacatGCATCATCAATGTGGGTAATTAATTGACAGTTCCAAaaaggtttgttgttttttctgggAGCTGTCCTGTGTGAAATGAAAGAGTAGGACAAAGAAACCAGCCCAAAGATTAGAATAAATAGAACAAAAGCAACAATAGCATCCTCCGTGTGGTTTTAATATCTAATAATGACTCCACCTTTGTATGTACTGTAAACACAAACTCATGCATTATCCAAAGTACATGCTGTCCCTTATGCTGCCATGGTTACATGGTGTTTGCCACTCCAGTCATGTGCATGACAAGATGTAACAGTTCCCAGGGTGTTACTCAACCATTTAGAGCAGGGTGTGTTTGAACACAACGTCCCATTCAAAGCTTGTCTGTCACCTCGCCCAgaagatctgttttgttttgttaatttattCTTTCTGGTATGTATGACGCAcaagagggaaacacacacCAGAGCCAGAACTGAGGCCAGAGAAATAATGTCTGTGTGAATATATAAGTCCATTCATTGTGTTAGCTCATCAAAAAAGATTTTTGGAATAATTACCTTTATTTGCTGATATATGTTTTTTCTCTTAAGCAAATATAAGTCtcatgttttttgctttttccccaGTGATGTTATGTCACACTACAACATGCGGCTATGCAATATTGCACAGTTTACCTTGCCAAGGAGATggacaaaaagacaaattatattttaagaCAGTTTTAATCAGAATATCAAGTCAAACaagttttcacatttcaaaagggAAGTTAAGCTTAGGAGGTGGAGGTGCATTACGTTTGAATTGTTTCAAGGGTATATTACAGATCAACCAGCACTGTCCACTGAAAACCTCCACAAGGTTTAAGTATCCGTGACTCTCCATCATTTAGTTTCAGAATTGAAAAAGTCTCTTGATGAAAATGTCTTCacgaaacttaaagaagtccagtcgctttctTTGCAAGCTTCTTAGACTACCAtgtcctggatgactgagaatccTCGCAGACATATACAGCACGCTAGATTTCATAAGCATGTACCCCTCCCCAAAGCCACTGtttcttaaatattttaagttaaaataatatttcttaAGTCTGTGAAGAGGGTATTGGGTGATTTCAATTTGGACGTGCTTTCCAATCTTCCCTGAGTCTTTTGAATATACTGTAGATCAGTGCAGTTCTGCACACTGATGGACTTGTGTAAAGGCCACGACAGTGACCTATGCTTTGAAAGTGTGGGGTAAGAACGATTAGTGTTGTCTTGGTTCACATTTgatctttctttttccatccaCACTCTGTAATTTTGTCCCCCGTTGTTGTCCCAGTGTGGTGTAGCACAAGGCCCTGGTCTGAATGACACACAAAACTCAGTTCGCTCCCTTGGATCCCTGTTGTGAGTTAAGCTTAAGTTGAAGCCAAAAACATCCACATCAGACCCCCCACAGCGATGTTGCCACAAGAATGTGCAAGGAATGTCACGATGGCTGCGCCAGGAGTCAAAGGTCACCCTTATGCACACATCCTTTTCAGTAGCGGCATGGGCAACAAACACTTTACCACTTAAGACGTACTCAGAAATGTTGCAGCTTTCCAGCTGTATTTTCATATCTTGCAAACGTGCAAGAAAGGCTTTCTGGTCCTGGGCTGGCTGAGGGAAACCCAGCCGGAACTTGTAGGGATTCAGTTTATCAGAGGTTGACTGCTGGCCTTCCAGTTTGGCTGGAGAGGGTCTCATCGCCAGGGTAGAAGTGGGAGACAAAGGTTCAGGAATAAACATACGCACAGCAGTAAGTGCAAATCCTTTGGCATCTGCAAACACAACTTGCTTCTTGATTTCTCTGCTGATGTGCTTGCGTAAACAGCTCCGAGTATTTTCTGGTGCTGAGTGAGGGGAGCGCAACAATTGTGATGGTAAAGATGAAGTGGAAGGCAAGGATGGATGTGATAATGGATAAGGGGTCTTCACTGGATAGTGTGTATGCTTACAAGGAGGCTTTGTGGATTTCAGGTGCGACATGGAAAACAGTTCATAAAGTTGTTGCTCCTGCCTGAGGCTCAGACACTTAGCCATTTCAACTGGATTCACAGTGTACTGGGGATGACTAAAGGCATGAAGAactctaagaaaaaaaagatcatcgGTTTAAAATCAGATCTATTTTTATATAGATAAATGAAATTATAGATATAATTTATCCTATATttcaacataaaaaatattttgtgaatTCTGATGTTAATACAGTTACCACATGGTTAAATATATAACAGTAACTTACCTTGTACAGCTCATTTTCAGTCTGTAAATGTGACAATGGAagtcttttgtcttttcttgaAAGCTGCAGTAAACTCAGGCAATCTATAAATGCAAAAGaggaaatataa
This Astatotilapia calliptera chromosome 7, fAstCal1.2, whole genome shotgun sequence DNA region includes the following protein-coding sequences:
- the ppp1r3c2a gene encoding protein phosphatase 1 regulatory subunit 3C, translating into MSCTRVLHAFSHPQYTVNPVEMAKCLSLRQEQQLYELFSMSHLKSTKPPCKHTHYPVKTPYPLSHPSLPSTSSLPSQLLRSPHSAPENTRSCLRKHISREIKKQVVFADAKGFALTAVRMFIPEPLSPTSTLAMRPSPAKLEGQQSTSDKLNPYKFRLGFPQPAQDQKAFLARLQDMKIQLESCNISEYVLSGKVFVAHAATEKDVCIRVTFDSWRSHRDIPCTFLWQHRCGGSDVDVFGFNLSLTHNRDPRERTEFCVSFRPGPCATPHWDNNGGQNYRVWMEKERSNVNQDNTNRSYPTLSKHRSLSWPLHKSISVQNCTDLQYIQKTQGRLESTSKLKSPNTLFTDLRNIILT